In the Sarcophilus harrisii chromosome 3, mSarHar1.11, whole genome shotgun sequence genome, one interval contains:
- the ID3 gene encoding DNA-binding protein inhibitor ID-3: MKALSPARGCYEAVCCLSERSLAIARGRGKSPAAEEPLSLLYDMNDCYSRLRELVPGVPRGTELSQVEILQRVIDYILDLQVVLAEPAPGAPDGPHLGIQTAELTSELYSKDESSLCH, translated from the exons ATGAAGGCTCTGAGCCCAGCCCGAGGCTGCTACGAAGCCGTGTGCTGTCTGTCGGAGCGCAGCCTTGCCATCGCGCGTGGCCGTGGGAAGAGTCCCGCGGCCGAGGAGCCGCTGAGCTTGCTTTATGACATGAATGACTGCTATTCGCGCCTGCGGGAGCTGGTCCCGGGCGTCCCGCGGGGCACGGAGCTCAGCCAGGTGGAGATCCTGCAGCGTGTCATTGACTACATCCTGGACCTGCAGGTGGTGCTGGCCGAGCCCGCCCCAGGGGCCCCCGACGGGCCCCATCTCGGCATCCAG ACAGCCGAACTGACGTCTGAACTCTACTCCAAAGACGAGAGCAGTCTTTGCCACTGA